In Lysinibacillus sp. FSL M8-0337, the following proteins share a genomic window:
- a CDS encoding AMP-binding protein, with product MAELVYQTIGQLLDEQAKKYPKHEALVYADRDLRLTYEELNQQSRLVARGLLSLGIEKGDHIAVWTTNVPEWVQLQFGTGKMGAPIVTVNTNYRAHELEYLLRQSDAKTIILIENFRDHSFINTLQEICPELEHCEPGNLQSKRLPLLKNVILIGETKYPGVLNWSDVLAAAKQVTEQQLEEIQASLHYDDVINIQYTSGTTGFPKGVMLTHYNLVNNAVNIAECMRLTSEDRLCIPVPFFHCFGCVIGTLAITTSGGTMVPVQEYAPEEVLRTVEKEKCTALHGVPTMFISELNLQNFSSYDLSTLRTGVMAGSNCPIEVMKAVIEKMGMTDITICYGQTESSPVITQTRADDPLHLKVETVGRALPNLEVKIVVPGTDVEAPINEQGELCTRGYHVMKGYYNNQEETQLAIDQDGWLHTGDLATMDEDGYVRVTGRLKDMIIRGGENLYPREIEEFLYTFPKIADVQVAGVPDPKYGEEAAAWIILREGEQATEEEIRAFCRDKISKHKIPRHIFFIDSYPMTASGKVQKFKLREEFLAAVKVK from the coding sequence ATGGCAGAACTTGTGTATCAAACAATTGGTCAATTGCTCGATGAACAGGCTAAAAAATATCCTAAACATGAAGCGCTCGTGTATGCAGATAGAGACTTGCGGTTGACTTATGAGGAATTAAATCAGCAAAGTCGTTTAGTGGCAAGGGGGTTACTGTCCCTTGGTATTGAAAAAGGGGACCATATTGCCGTGTGGACAACAAATGTTCCAGAGTGGGTACAGTTACAGTTTGGTACAGGAAAAATGGGTGCGCCAATTGTCACTGTCAACACCAATTATCGTGCCCATGAGCTGGAATATTTACTAAGACAATCCGATGCAAAGACGATTATTTTAATCGAAAATTTTCGCGACCATTCTTTTATAAATACACTCCAAGAAATATGTCCTGAGCTTGAACATTGTGAACCGGGTAATTTGCAATCGAAGCGACTACCTCTATTAAAAAATGTTATTTTAATTGGCGAAACAAAATACCCAGGTGTCCTGAATTGGTCAGATGTATTGGCAGCTGCAAAGCAAGTAACAGAGCAGCAATTAGAGGAAATACAGGCTTCATTACATTATGATGATGTCATTAATATTCAATATACTTCAGGAACAACGGGTTTTCCAAAAGGTGTGATGTTAACACATTATAACCTAGTTAATAATGCCGTTAACATCGCTGAATGTATGCGTCTAACTTCAGAAGATCGTTTATGTATTCCTGTGCCATTTTTCCATTGTTTCGGCTGTGTCATCGGTACACTAGCCATTACGACAAGTGGTGGAACAATGGTCCCAGTACAAGAATACGCACCTGAGGAAGTGTTACGAACAGTTGAAAAAGAGAAATGTACAGCATTACATGGTGTACCAACAATGTTTATAAGTGAATTGAATTTACAGAATTTTTCGTCATACGACTTATCGACATTGCGTACGGGCGTAATGGCAGGCTCTAACTGCCCAATCGAAGTCATGAAAGCGGTCATCGAAAAAATGGGGATGACTGACATAACCATTTGTTATGGTCAAACGGAATCTTCACCTGTTATTACACAAACGCGAGCAGATGATCCATTGCATTTAAAAGTAGAAACGGTCGGTCGAGCATTACCAAATCTAGAAGTTAAAATTGTTGTTCCTGGTACAGATGTGGAAGCGCCGATAAACGAGCAAGGAGAGCTGTGTACAAGAGGCTACCATGTGATGAAAGGCTATTATAACAACCAAGAAGAAACTCAACTTGCAATCGATCAAGACGGTTGGCTGCATACGGGTGATTTAGCGACGATGGATGAGGATGGTTATGTCAGAGTAACCGGTCGTTTGAAGGACATGATTATTCGTGGGGGAGAAAATTTATATCCACGTGAAATTGAAGAATTTTTATACACGTTCCCAAAAATTGCAGATGTGCAGGTCGCTGGTGTTCCCGATCCTAAGTATGGAGAAGAAGCGGCAGCATGGATTATTTTACGAGAAGGGGAACAGGCGACAGAAGAAGAAATTCGAGCATTTTGTCGCGATAAAATTTCCAAACATAAAATTCCAAGACATATTTTCTTTATCGATAGCTACCCAATGACTGCTTCAGGAAAAGTACAGAAATTTAAGCTACGCGAAGAATTTCTGGCAGCAGTGAAGGTGAAATAG
- a CDS encoding acetyl-CoA carboxylase biotin carboxylase subunit, with the protein MFKKVLIANRGEIARRVIRTCKRLNILTVAVYSEADAESLHVKDADEAYCVGKPPVVQSYLNIERILEIAKESGADAVHPGYGLLSENADFAKRCTEAGLVFIGPSATVIASMGSKLEARKTMKAAGVPIVEGVEAPVKDVTEAVEIASRLGYPIMLKASAGGGGIGMQLVTDAEELAKAFEGNQKRAQSFFGDGTMYMERFIANPHHVEVQIIADSKGNVVPLFERECSIQRRNQKVVEEAPSPFISEDTRARMLEASVQAVKHIGYVNAGTIEYLVDAEQNFYFLEMNTRLQVEHPVTEEITKLDLVEEQLKVAAGQSLSFTRDSIDKQGHAIEVRIYAENPTTFFPSPGKITELVLPIGEGIRHECGVEAGTTVTPFYDPMISKLIVWGDTRAIACQRLIQALKEYKIEGIQTNIPMLLKTVSHEQFLQGHTTTKFVEEFYLPQLTETK; encoded by the coding sequence ATGTTTAAAAAAGTATTAATTGCCAATCGTGGAGAAATTGCTAGACGGGTTATACGCACATGTAAGCGATTAAATATTCTAACGGTTGCGGTCTATTCCGAGGCGGATGCAGAAAGTTTACATGTCAAAGATGCGGACGAAGCATACTGCGTAGGTAAACCACCTGTTGTACAAAGCTATTTAAATATTGAACGCATTCTTGAAATCGCTAAGGAAAGCGGTGCTGATGCCGTACATCCAGGGTATGGCTTACTATCAGAGAACGCTGATTTTGCCAAACGTTGTACGGAGGCAGGACTCGTATTTATTGGACCAAGTGCAACTGTGATTGCGTCAATGGGCAGTAAATTAGAAGCGCGTAAAACGATGAAAGCTGCGGGTGTACCGATTGTAGAAGGGGTAGAAGCGCCTGTTAAAGATGTAACAGAAGCAGTTGAAATCGCTTCACGCTTAGGTTATCCCATTATGCTTAAAGCCTCTGCTGGTGGTGGTGGCATCGGCATGCAACTGGTGACAGATGCAGAAGAGCTCGCAAAAGCATTCGAGGGTAATCAGAAACGTGCACAATCATTTTTCGGTGATGGCACGATGTACATGGAACGTTTTATTGCGAATCCACATCATGTGGAAGTGCAAATTATTGCAGATAGCAAAGGTAATGTCGTTCCGTTGTTTGAACGAGAATGCTCCATTCAACGACGCAATCAAAAAGTGGTGGAGGAAGCTCCCTCTCCATTTATCTCTGAAGACACGAGAGCAAGGATGTTAGAAGCTTCTGTACAGGCAGTGAAGCATATCGGTTATGTCAATGCAGGAACAATAGAATATTTAGTCGATGCAGAGCAAAATTTTTATTTCTTAGAGATGAATACACGTTTGCAAGTCGAGCATCCCGTCACAGAAGAAATAACAAAACTGGATCTTGTGGAAGAGCAATTAAAAGTAGCTGCGGGACAGTCATTGAGCTTTACACGTGACAGCATTGATAAACAGGGGCATGCCATTGAAGTACGAATTTATGCAGAAAACCCTACAACGTTTTTCCCGTCTCCAGGCAAAATTACAGAACTGGTATTGCCAATAGGTGAAGGCATTCGACATGAATGCGGTGTAGAAGCAGGCACGACGGTGACGCCTTTCTATGATCCAATGATTAGTAAATTAATCGTATGGGGAGATACGCGGGCAATTGCATGTCAACGCCTTATACAGGCACTAAAGGAATATAAAATTGAAGGAATTCAAACAAATATACCGATGCTTTTAAAAACTGTCAGTCACGAGCAATTTTTACAAGGGCATACAACAACAAAATTTGTCGAGGAATTCTATTTACCACAATTAACAGAAACAAAATAA
- a CDS encoding acetyl-CoA carboxylase biotin carboxyl carrier protein subunit, whose protein sequence is MATVKASMAGTVWKIVVAQGEKVTAGQDVAILESMKMEIPIAAEEDGIVTKIIANEGDFINVDDDILEIE, encoded by the coding sequence ATGGCAACAGTAAAAGCAAGCATGGCAGGAACAGTATGGAAAATCGTAGTGGCACAAGGAGAAAAGGTGACAGCGGGGCAAGATGTTGCGATTTTAGAGTCCATGAAAATGGAGATTCCTATTGCCGCTGAAGAGGATGGTATTGTCACAAAAATCATCGCGAATGAGGGCGATTTTATTAACGTAGATGATGATATTTTAGAAATTGAATAG
- a CDS encoding hydroxymethylglutaryl-CoA lyase, translating into MHLPKHVTLKEVGPRDGLQNEKVHIATEDKIQLVNLLSQSGLNYIEVTSFVHPKWIPQLADAVEVLQAIKREKDITYAALVPNMRGLERALLAGIDEASIFMSASESHNQKNINKTILETLPILKEVVIGAKAANKHVRGYISTVIGCPYEGYIHPEKVLQVTDKLLEMGVDEISLGDTIGVGVPTQVEYLLEELLKRYPVEKFAMHFHDTRGTALANITKSLEMGITKFDSSLGGLGGCPYAKGATGNVATEDLLYLLDGMGIATSVNMEKLLDAVRFIEQRLGKDVASKQMAIVRNEGSANVT; encoded by the coding sequence ATGCACTTACCGAAGCATGTTACGTTGAAGGAAGTTGGTCCTCGTGATGGTCTGCAAAATGAAAAAGTACACATCGCAACTGAAGATAAAATACAGCTAGTAAATTTACTTAGTCAGTCGGGATTAAATTATATAGAAGTAACGTCTTTTGTTCATCCGAAGTGGATTCCACAATTGGCAGATGCGGTAGAAGTGTTGCAAGCGATTAAGCGAGAAAAAGATATAACGTACGCAGCCCTTGTGCCTAATATGCGAGGACTAGAACGTGCATTGCTAGCGGGCATTGATGAAGCAAGCATTTTTATGTCGGCAAGTGAAAGCCATAACCAAAAAAATATTAACAAAACAATACTTGAAACATTGCCAATCTTGAAGGAAGTAGTTATTGGGGCAAAGGCTGCAAACAAGCACGTACGCGGTTATATTTCAACAGTAATTGGTTGCCCTTACGAGGGTTACATACACCCAGAAAAGGTTTTACAAGTTACAGATAAATTATTAGAAATGGGCGTTGATGAAATATCGCTAGGGGATACAATCGGTGTCGGCGTACCGACACAAGTTGAGTATCTTTTAGAAGAGCTGTTAAAGAGATATCCAGTTGAAAAATTTGCCATGCATTTTCATGATACGCGTGGTACAGCACTTGCCAATATTACGAAATCCTTAGAAATGGGGATTACAAAATTTGATAGTTCCCTTGGTGGTTTAGGAGGTTGTCCTTATGCAAAAGGGGCAACCGGCAATGTTGCCACAGAAGATTTGCTGTATCTATTAGACGGCATGGGCATAGCAACCAGCGTTAACATGGAAAAGTTGCTAGATGCAGTACGATTTATCGAACAGAGGCTAGGGAAGGACGTTGCATCTAAGCAAATGGCAATTGTTCGTAATGAAGGGAGTGCGAATGTCACGTGA
- a CDS encoding enoyl-CoA hydratase: MTQQLVQFDVLPGNIGLITLSRPEAANAMSVQLLNDLSATLDKINADPVVRVVLLTGAGEKAFCAGADLKERNGMSDRQVKQIVQRIGTTIAKVEALAQPVIAVLNGVAFGGGLELALACDLRVAATHIKVGLTETSLGIIPGAGGTQRLPRLIGIGKAKELIYTARRIDAVEAQRFGIVEYVYEGHEVQERALQLALEMAKNAPLSLIQAKNAINNGMEVDLATGLKIESLAYSALIPTEDRLEGLRAFQEKRAPQYLGK, translated from the coding sequence GTGACACAACAACTCGTTCAATTTGATGTATTACCAGGTAATATCGGGCTTATTACACTTTCTAGACCCGAAGCTGCAAATGCCATGTCCGTACAATTACTAAACGACCTTAGTGCGACGCTAGATAAAATAAATGCTGATCCAGTAGTGCGGGTTGTTTTACTAACGGGTGCAGGAGAAAAGGCATTTTGTGCAGGTGCTGATTTAAAAGAACGCAATGGTATGTCCGACAGACAAGTAAAACAAATTGTACAACGAATCGGCACAACCATTGCGAAAGTTGAAGCATTGGCGCAACCTGTGATTGCCGTGTTAAATGGCGTTGCATTTGGGGGCGGGCTAGAACTTGCTTTAGCTTGTGATTTACGGGTAGCAGCTACACATATAAAAGTGGGACTTACGGAAACTTCACTTGGCATTATTCCTGGGGCAGGAGGAACACAGCGCTTACCGCGACTTATCGGCATTGGAAAAGCAAAGGAACTAATTTATACAGCACGTCGAATTGATGCCGTGGAAGCACAGCGTTTTGGTATTGTGGAATATGTCTATGAGGGGCATGAAGTGCAGGAAAGAGCGCTTCAACTTGCACTGGAAATGGCGAAAAATGCGCCGCTATCATTGATTCAGGCGAAAAATGCTATCAATAATGGGATGGAAGTAGATTTGGCTACAGGCTTGAAAATTGAATCACTGGCCTATAGTGCACTGATTCCAACGGAAGATCGTTTGGAGGGCTTACGAGCTTTCCAAGAAAAAAGAGCACCGCAATACTTAGGGAAGTAA